GCAAAAGAACAGATAGACCCGTTCCTCCTCCGATGACAACAACATTTCCTTTTTGGTAACGCTTTGTTTTCATTTTACTTTTCCTTTATTTCGTTTCTCAATATCACGGTGTGTGATCTGTGTATGGTAATCCTTTGCAAATGCACGTGCCACTTCCTCTGTTAAAGCAACGGAACGGTGCTGGCCGCCTGTACAGCCGATCGCAATCACAAGCTGACTTTTGCCTTCCCGTTTATAGTGAGGCAGCATAAATTGCAGCAGATCAATGGTTTTCTCCAGGAATTTCTGCGTCTCCGTCCACTTCAGTACATAGGTTGAAACCTCTTCATCAAGTCCTGTCTGCGGACGCATATGGTCAATGTAATGCGGGTTTGGCAAAAAGCGGACATCAAAGACAAGATCCGCATCAATCGGAATGCCGTGCTTAAATCCAAATGACATCACATTGACAGTGAATAATGACTTTTTATTTTCAGAGAACTCATTCAGAATCTTCTCTCTCAGCTCACGCGGCTTCAGAGAAGATGTATTATAAATCGTCTGGGCCCGTCCTTTGAGATCTGCCAGCAGCTTTCGTTCCTGTTGAATCCCTTCCATTGGAAGCCCGGCTGTTGCCAGTGGGTGAGAGCGGCGCGTTTCCTTATAGCGGCGGACCAGTGCCTGATCATCCGCATCCAAAAAGAGAATACGCGGCTTCAACTGCTCTTCTTTGTCAAACTGATCAAGCGCTTGAAACAGTGAATCAAAAAATTCACGGCCTCTTAAATCCATCACGACTGCCACCCGGTTCATCTTATCCCCGGACTCTTTCATCAGCTCCAGAAATTTCGGCAGCAGCGTTGGCGGCAGGTTGTCCACACAGAAAAAGCCGAGGTCTTCAAAGCTTTGTACGGCTACTGTTTTCCCTGCGCCCGACATTCCGGTAATAATGACGATTTCCATATCCTTTGACATATCAGCACTCCCCCTCAGCTAGGATCCAAACGGTAAGAAAGCAATTCAAAATCCTTTGTATACGTAAATGTTCCATAGATAACACCCTGGCCGTGAATCACATACTCCAGAATGTGACGGTCACCCTCCGCCATATCAAGCGACTGAATCGCTTCAAACGGCTGCCACTCCAGAATGCCTTCCGGTGATTCCTCTAAAATCAAACCGTCAGCCTCTGTCGCAAGAAACGTGAACATCATCCATTCCGATACGACTTCATTGCCATCTTTTATAATAAACGTGAAAATCCCTTTAATTTCAGGGTTCTTTACGTAAATGCCCGTCTCTTCGCGATATTCACGAATGCAGGCATCCCGTACAGACTCACCAGGCTCCATCTTTCCACCCGGTGCCACCCACCAGTCCCTGCGCGGCTTCTGAAGCAGCAGAGCCTGATTGTCTTTTATATAAACGCAATTCGTTATCCTTTGCATATCATCACCTGCCAACTTTTGCTCATTCATTACATTATACATTTTTTTATGAACCGTCACAACGAGATCGGTCTGTATCATATTGTATTTTTATTCACATTTAATAGAACCGTTTCTTTATATTAAAAGGAATGAAGTCAGATTTTTATGCATCTAACATCGAGATGTCAGGTGCATTTATTCGTTTACAACGCGTTACTTAAACAAAAAAAGGGCACGAACGTCGATCCGTTCGTGCCAAAAAAGTAATTTATACTAAAAGGGGGTCAATTACTTATGGTCTTACTATACCCACAAATTGTTGCATAGCTGTTACAAATGGGTAACGTTTAGATAAAGTTTTGTTTATCTCTTAAGACCCGACTTTTAACGTTTCAGCAAGTTCTTCAACGTAATGCTGGATTGCCTGTGAAGCCACACTTCCGTCTCCCGTTGCAGTAACAATCTGACGAAGCGTTTTATCACGCACATCCCCTGCTGCAAAAATGCCCGGTACATTTGTACGCATCAGCTCATCTGTTTGAATATAGCCTTCATCATTCAGAATGCCAAGATCTGCGAAAGGCTTTGTCAGAGGAACCATTCCAATATAAATGAAAGCTCCGTCTGCCTTGAACTCAGTTTCTGTTCCGTCTTCTGTAGACATAAGCGTAACAGAACCAACCTTACCGTTCTCTTCATTGATTTCCTTCACAGTTGAATTCCAGATGAAATCAATTTTCTCGTTATCAAACGCACGCTGCTGAAGAATCTTCTGAGCGCGAAGCTCATCACGGCGGTGAACGATTGTTACCTTGTTTGCAAAGCGTGTGAGGTAAACGCCCTCTTCAACCGCAGAGTCTCCTCCACCTACTACAACAAGGTCTTTCCCTTTGAAGAAAGCTCCGTCACAAACGGCACAATACGATACACCGCGTCCGCCAAGCTCTTTTTCACCTGGTACGCCAAGCTTTTTATACTCAGCACCTGTTGTGATCAGAATAGCACGCGCTTTGTATTCTTTTTTGCCGGCTTTAATCGTCTTATATTCCTTGCCGTCCTCAATGCCCTTTACATCACCATAGGCATATTCAGCACCAAATTTCTTTGCGTGCTCAAACATTTTATTTGATAAGTCCGGTCCAAGAATGTGATCAAATCCCGGATAGTTCTCAACATCTTCTGTATTCGCCATCTGCCCGCCAGGTACTCCCCGCTCAAGCATTAAAGTAGATAGATTCGCACGTGACGTATAGACCGCAGCTGTCATTCCAGCCGGTCCTGCACCAATAATCACAACGTCATAAATTTTTTCTTCTGTCATGACATGACACTCCTTTTTCGTTCAAATAAAGAGTTTGTTTAATATAGTCCTACCTCATCGTAATCCAGTCAAATTTAAAAATCCACTAATCTGCTTATGGAAGATACGGTTTGATTTCATCGCGATATTTCGCCAGAGCAGCAGCGGAGACATCATACTTCATCGCTACTTCTTTTTGAGATTTCGGGTTACCTTTAACCTTCAACCACACATATTCAACAGCAGCAGCGAGTGCCTGTGCATTTTTGAACGCATAATCATCCTCCGCTGCATGATACATAATATAAAACCACATATAAAACAGGCCTTGATAATCCTTATTTTGAAGGTCATAATGACGCTTCAGTTCCCTCGCAACATCATGTGCCCGATTAAGCGGATGAGTCTGAATATAGGGGTTTTGTAAAAGTCTATAGTATTGAAGTTCCACACCTGTGAAAAATTCGGGTGGTTCTTGTTCAAGGATGTTGATGGAAGACTGTACCTCCTTAAACAATAAGAACATACGCTCTTCAGGGTATAAATCTTCAAGTGTTTCTTCATTATCGGCATAGGGTTTTAATGCCCACGGCTCCTGACCTGCTTTATCAGGCTGATCACTGATCACACGCTTCCATGCATTTTCCGCAACATCCTTATGACCTGAATGCCACGCCGAATGTGACAGCCAGTAATAAAAGCCGCTGTCCCCTTCAAAACCCCGTTTCACAAGACTTTTCAGCCACCCGTAAGCCTGTTCATGACGCCCGACAAGCGCAAACGTAGCCCCAAGCTTGAATCGATGCTCCACCATAAACGGACGGATCCGCTCAAGTGCATCCATTAATTCTTCAAGCTCTTTCGTCCGCTCTTCATAATGATAAAATACCGCAAGATTACATAAAGCATGCAGATTACCAGGATTCCGGTGAAGTACCTCTGTTAATATAGCTGATGCCTGCTCCGTTTCACCCTGATAGAAATAAGCCAGTGCAAGATTATTGTATGCTGACCAGTAGTCTGGAAAACGTTCCACAACACTTTCCAGAAGCTCTACCGCCTGCTCAAACTTTCCTTCAGCAAGATACTTACCAGCCTTCTCCTGATGGACAATCAGTTCATCCTGCTCAAATTCCTCATCAAAGCCTTCTTCATCCTCTAGTGCCAGAAGTTCAAGCAAATCCTCTGCATCTTCCGTAAATTCACCATCAGGTTCCTCAGACAAGTAAACATTTACATGACGGTACGCTTCCTGGAACAAGCCAAGGTGCGCAAAATTATTCG
The sequence above is drawn from the Jeotgalibacillus aurantiacus genome and encodes:
- a CDS encoding NUDIX hydrolase, whose protein sequence is MQRITNCVYIKDNQALLLQKPRRDWWVAPGGKMEPGESVRDACIREYREETGIYVKNPEIKGIFTFIIKDGNEVVSEWMMFTFLATEADGLILEESPEGILEWQPFEAIQSLDMAEGDRHILEYVIHGQGVIYGTFTYTKDFELLSYRLDPS
- the trxB gene encoding thioredoxin-disulfide reductase gives rise to the protein MTEEKIYDVVIIGAGPAGMTAAVYTSRANLSTLMLERGVPGGQMANTEDVENYPGFDHILGPDLSNKMFEHAKKFGAEYAYGDVKGIEDGKEYKTIKAGKKEYKARAILITTGAEYKKLGVPGEKELGGRGVSYCAVCDGAFFKGKDLVVVGGGDSAVEEGVYLTRFANKVTIVHRRDELRAQKILQQRAFDNEKIDFIWNSTVKEINEENGKVGSVTLMSTEDGTETEFKADGAFIYIGMVPLTKPFADLGILNDEGYIQTDELMRTNVPGIFAAGDVRDKTLRQIVTATGDGSVASQAIQHYVEELAETLKVGS
- a CDS encoding tetratricopeptide repeat protein, which produces MKKGSDHQKGQLVPFTQSSETLYKKGMAVYQKGQFDKAIKYLGKAAELEPDEPMIPLQIAMIETELGEFQQSNERLKSIEAVDPTMTEVHYLMANNFAHLGLFQEAYRHVNVYLSEEPDGEFTEDAEDLLELLALEDEEGFDEEFEQDELIVHQEKAGKYLAEGKFEQAVELLESVVERFPDYWSAYNNLALAYFYQGETEQASAILTEVLHRNPGNLHALCNLAVFYHYEERTKELEELMDALERIRPFMVEHRFKLGATFALVGRHEQAYGWLKSLVKRGFEGDSGFYYWLSHSAWHSGHKDVAENAWKRVISDQPDKAGQEPWALKPYADNEETLEDLYPEERMFLLFKEVQSSINILEQEPPEFFTGVELQYYRLLQNPYIQTHPLNRAHDVARELKRHYDLQNKDYQGLFYMWFYIMYHAAEDDYAFKNAQALAAAVEYVWLKVKGNPKSQKEVAMKYDVSAAALAKYRDEIKPYLP
- the rapZ gene encoding RNase adapter RapZ produces the protein MSKDMEIVIITGMSGAGKTVAVQSFEDLGFFCVDNLPPTLLPKFLELMKESGDKMNRVAVVMDLRGREFFDSLFQALDQFDKEEQLKPRILFLDADDQALVRRYKETRRSHPLATAGLPMEGIQQERKLLADLKGRAQTIYNTSSLKPRELREKILNEFSENKKSLFTVNVMSFGFKHGIPIDADLVFDVRFLPNPHYIDHMRPQTGLDEEVSTYVLKWTETQKFLEKTIDLLQFMLPHYKREGKSQLVIAIGCTGGQHRSVALTEEVARAFAKDYHTQITHRDIEKRNKGKVK